Genomic DNA from Clavibacter michiganensis:
TCCTCCTCGAGCGCGCGGCGGAGGCCCGCGTTGAGCGCCTTCGCCATGGGCATGCTCTCGATGCCGGCGCGGGCTCCCGCGCCGGTCGTCGCGGCGTCGTCGGACCCCGCGGGGGTCGCGGCGCGGTCGATGGTGTCGGTCATCGGTTCCCCTCCAGGGAGGCCTCGTAGCGCTCGAGCCACTCGCGCTGCTCCGTCGTGACGGGGTGCGGCTCCGAGTAGACGTGGTCGAAGATGCCGGGCAGCGCCGGGCTCGTCAGCTCGATGGTGCGGCGGCGGACGTCGGCGGCGAGGTCCTTGGCCTCCTCGTCGATGCCGTCGAAGAGGGACTGCGGCGCGCCCTGGTCGCGCAGATACGCCTCGAGGCGGGCGATGGGGTCCTTCGCGACCCAGCCCTGCAGCTCCTCGTCCGTGCGGTACTTCGTGGGGTCGTCGCTCGAGGTGTGCGCGCCGACGCGGTAGGTGAGCGCCTCGATGAAGGAGGGGCCGCCGCCGTTCCGCGCGTCGTCGAGGTGCTTGGCCGTGACCGCGTAGCTGGCGAAGACGTCGTTGCCGTCGACCTGCGTGCTCGGCACGCCGAAGCCCCGCGACCGGAGGTAGAGGGGCGTGCGCGACTGCGTGGAGACCGGCACCGAGATCGCCCAGTGGTTGTTCTGGAGGAAGAAGACCTGCGGGGTCTGGAAGCTCGCGGCGAAGACGAACGCCTCGCTCACGTCGCCCTGGCTGGTGGCGCCGTCGCCGTAGTAGGCGATGACCGCGGTGTCGCGATCGGGATCCCCTGTGGCGACGTCGCCGTCGAACGCGACGCCCATCGCGTAGCCCGTGGCGTGCAGCGCCTGCGAGCCGATGACCAGCGTGTAGAGGTGGAAGTTCGCCACCGCCGGATCCCAGCCGCCGTGGGTGACGCCGCGCATGAGGCGCACGATGTCGACCGGGTCGACGCCGCGGATGAGGGCGACGCCGTGCTCGCGGTAGGCGGGGAACACGTGGTCCTGCGGGCGGGTGGCACGGCCGGATCCGACCTGCGCCGCCTCCTGGCCGGTGCTCGGCGCCCAGAGGCCGAGGTGGCCCTGGCGCTGCAGGTTCGTCGCTTCGAGGTCGAACGCCCGCGTGAGGCGCATGTCGCGGAGGAAGCCGCGGTGGTCGTCCTCCGTGAGTCGCTCGAAGTACGGGAGGAACTCCTCGGCGGAGTCGCTCGGTGCGAGCTCGCCCGTGGGGGTCAGGAGCTGGACCGTCACATCGCTTTCCGGCATCGTCCCAACCTACCGGCGCGCCGGGTGGCCCTCCGGCAGCCCCCGGACAATTCCCGCCGAGGCGTTCAGTAGCTTCCGGACAGAGGCGGGCTCCCCGATGGTGACGCGGATCCCCTCGGACCCGAACGCGCGCACCACGAGCCCGGCGGCCGCGAGCTGCGCCTCCACCTCGGCGGTCTCGGCGCCCGTGGCCAGCCAGACGAAGTTGCCGTGCGGTCGCGGCACGTCCCAGCCCTGCTCCGTGAGCTCGCGCCAGGCCTCGTCGCGGTCGCGGGCGAGCACGGCGACGCGCTCCAGGAGCTCGTCCTCGTGCTCGAGCGACGCGAGCGCCGCGTGCTGCGCGTGGCCCGTGACGGACAGCGGGATGGCGGCGGAGCGGGCGGCGTCGAGGATCCGCGGGTGGCCCACGGCGTAGCCGATGCGGAGGCCCGCGAGCCCGTACGCCTTCGAGAACGTGCGGAGGACGACGAGGTTCGGGTGGTCGGCGAGGAGGCGCATGCCGTCGAGGGCATGCTCCTCGCCGACGAACTCGCCGTACGCCTCGTCGAGGAGCACGAGCACGTCGCGCGGGACGGCCGCGAGGAGGCGCTCGAGGTCGGCCTCCGTGACGAGGGTGCCGGTGGGGTTGTTCGGGGTGCAGACGATGACGACGCGCGTGCGGTCGGTGAGGGCCCGGATCATGCCGTCGATGTCGTGCGAGTGGTCCGGCAGGTTCGGGACGGGGACGCCCGTGGCGCCCGCGACCGTGATGAGGGTGGGGTACGCCTCGAAGGAGCGCCAGGCGTGGACGACCTCGTCGCCGGGGCCCGCCGCCGCCGTGATGAGCTGCGAGAGGATCGCCACGGATCCGGCACCCGCGTGCACGTGGTCGACCGTGACCCCGAAGCGCTCGGCGAGCGCGGTCCGCAGCAGGGTCGCGCCCGCGTCGGGGTAGCGGTTCACATCGCGCACCTGGTCGATGCGCGCGAGCACCGAGGGCAGCGGGTCGAACGGGTTCTCGTTGCTGGAGAGCTTGAAGTCGTCCTCGCCAGCCGGCTTGCCCTGGCGGTACGCGACCATGGCGGCGATGGCGGGGCGGAGCCGGACGGGGGCGGCGGGTTCGGGGATCACCGGGCGATTCTACGGGCGCCCCACCGCGCGGCCCATGGTCCGCCGGGGCGGCGTCTGCGAGGATCGGCGCATGCCCCGATTCCTCGTCCGCGTGGTCGTCAACGCCGTCGCGCTCTGGCTCACCACGCTCATCGTCTCCGGCACCGTCGTGACCGCCTACGAACCGGGCGACACCACGGCCACCGTGCTCACCTACCTGCTGCTCGGCGCGATCTTCGGCGTCGTGAACGGCGTGATCGGCACCGCCATCCGCATCGTGGCGTTCCCCCTCTACATCCTCACGCTCGGTCTCATCGCGCTCATCGTCAACGGGCTGCTCTTCCTCCTCGTGGCCGCGATCTCCGACGCGCTCGGCTTCGGTCTCACTGTCGAGGGCTTCTGGTGGGGCGTGCTCGGCGCCCTGCTGATGGCGTTCTTCAGCTGGCTGGTGGGTCTCGTGCTCCGACCGGTGACCTCGAGGGCCTGAGCCGGGCGTCACATCCCACCCCCCGATCCGCCTGGCGGGGTGAGCGGGGTCCGCTCCGCCCGGTAGAGGTGGGACGCGACCGGCGTCGCCCCGTCGAGGAACCCGCGGAGCTCGTCGCGCGCCCGCTCCAGGAGCGGAGAGCGCGAGGCGTCCATCTCGGTCGCCGTCGCACGATAGGTGCCCAGATCGTGCGCGTCCAGGACGCCCGCAGGCACCGTCGGCGCGAAGGCGGGTGCGCGCACCACGACGTCGTCGCCCGCGTCGCCGTCGGACGGGCGCACGCCCCCGAGCGCCGGGACGGGGTCGTCCGTGTGCTCCACCGCCACGCCGTCGATCCCCTGGCGGATCGGCAGCTGCCCCACCGGCGAGCCGAACGTGAGCTCATGGGTCACGTGGAGGCCCGGGGCGTCGCCCACCGACCGCGCGAGGATCCCGCCCATCGAGTAGCCGACGACGTAGACCTCGTCCTCCGCGGTCGCGCCGGCCTCGCGGAGCGCCGTCTCCGCCGCGTGCACGGCGGACCCGCCCTCGGTGGCGAGCGCGGCCGCTGCCGAGGCCGGCCCGAAGTCCTCGCGGCCGGTGCGCGGATCCAGGGTCAGCATGCCGCCGAGGTACGCGACGAAGCGACGGCGGCCGTCCGGAGCGCGGTACTCCTCGACGCGCATCTGCGGGGTGCCGGGGACCGGGTCGGGGATCCGGTCGGCGAGGTCCTCCAGGCTCGTCGGCGCCGGGCGGACGGCGTCGCGGCGGGCGTGGACGACGGCGGGCGCGTCGCGCAGGAACCCGAGGGCTCCCAGCGCGGCGAGGAGGCCCGCGGTCGTCTCCCGAACGCCGTCGTCCCCGGCCGGGCGGTCCGGCAGGAAGCGCGTAGCCACGGCCGCGATGTCCGACACCACGTCCCGGACGACGACGGGCAGCAGGATCCGGAGGGGCTCGCCCGCAGACGCACGACCCGCATCCGCCGCACCGTCGCCCGCGGCGGATCGCACGCAGCGGTCGACGTCCCGCTCCCCGTCCGCGTACTCGGCGGCGACGCGACGCAGGTCGGCGGCGAGCGCCCGCGCGTCGTGAGCGGCGGACGCCAGGAGACCGCGCGGGGCGTCGAGGCTCGCGTCGTGGGCGCCCGTGATCGTGGCCACCAGCGGCGGCAGGGCCAGCGCGCGGGCATGGTCGTCGAGCCGCCCGGCCTCGTCGTCGAGCCGCCCGGCGATGCGCGTGAGGTCGTCCGTCTCGACGGCGGTGCCGCCTCCCTCGGTGACGGTGAGCCCCGCGACCGCGTTCACAGGTGCGCTCCGGGGCAGCCGGGAGCCGAGGCGGCGTTCGGATGGACGTCGTGGAGGAGGGTGCCGGCGAGGGCGACGCGGCCGGCGAGGTCGTCGAGGGCGCGGATGAACGCGTCGTGCGCGCGTCCGGACCACGACGGGTCGTCCCGGCAGGACGCGATGCCGCGGTGCGTCTCCGCCACCGCGTCGGCCACGGCGGCGAGCGCATGCGCGCGCGTCAGCGCCTCGGCGCGGAGCTGGCCGGGTGTGCCGCCGCCCTCCGCGCCCGTCCCTCCGAGCGGATCGCCGCCGCCCGCTCCCCATCCGCCCGGCTGTCCCCGCATCGCATCCCGTCCTCTCCCGTCGTGCCGCATCGTGCTCGGAGGCGGAGACAGCGGGCCGCCGCACGCCGCATCCGGGGGACGGGGAGGCATCCGGGGGTGTGGGGAGGGACCGCAGCCGACAGAATGAGCGCATGGGAGCCCCCGACTCTCCGGCCGCGACGGCTCCACCCGTCTTCCGGATCGCCTTCGTCTGCACCGGCAACATCTGCCGCTCCCCCATGGCGGAGGTCGTGTTCCGGGACCTGGTGCAGCGCGCCGGGCTCGCGGACCGCGTCTCGGTGACGAGCGCCGGGACGGGCGACTGGCACGTGGGCGAGCAGGCGGACGCGCGCACGCTCGCCGCGCTCGACCGGCGGGGCCTCTCGGGATCCGCGCACCGCGCCAAGCAGTTCGACCCGGACACGCTGCCCGACCTCGACCTGGTGGTCGTGTTCGACCGCGGTCAGGAGCGGACGCTGCGCCAGTGGGCCCGCACGGAGGCGGACCGGGCGAAGATCCACCTGCTGCTGTCGTTCGATCCTCCACAGGCCCACCTGCGGGACGTGCCCGACCCGTACTACACGGACGCGGCGATGTTCGATCGGGTTCTTGGGATGATAGACCGAGCCGCCCGGGCCCTCCTCGCGCAGGTGGAGCCCGGCATCCGTCCCCCCAGCTAGGAGATCCCCCCGCATGAGCCCGTTGCCCCCGCAGGTGCTGAGCCCCCTCGACGGCCGCTACGCCCCCGTCGTCACCGAGCTCGGCGAGCACCTCTCGGAGGCGGGCCTCAACCGGGCGCGCATCCACGTCGAGATCGAGTGGCTCATCCACCTCACCGACCGGTCGCTCCTCTCCTCCTCGCCGTTCACGGACGCGCAGAAGGCGGCGCTGCGCGAGGTCGTCGCGGGCTTCGGGCAGGAGCAGATCGACGCGCTCGCCCGCGTCGAGGCCGTCACCCGGCACGACGTGAAGGCCGTCGAGTACTTCGTGCGTGACCGCCTGGAGGAGCTCGGCCTCGGGCACGTCGCCGAGCTCACGCACTTCGCCTGCACGAGCGAGGACATCAACAACCTCTCCTACGCGCTCGTCATCGACCGGGCCGTGCGCGAGGTGTGGCTGCCGAAGCTGGTCTCCGTCATCGGCGCGCTGCGCGAGCGGGCCCTCCTCTTCCGCGACGACGCCATGCTGTCGCGCACGCACGGGCAGCCGGCCACGCCCACCACGCTCGGCAAGGAGCTCGCGGTGTTCGTGCACCGGCTCGAGCGCCTGCGGGCCGACGTGGAGGACGTCGAGGTGCTCGGCAAGTTCAGCGGCGCCACGGGCACGTTCGCGGCGCACCTCGCCGCCGACGCCGACGTCGACTGGCCCGCCGAGTCACGCGCCTTCGTCACGTCGCTCGGGCTCGTGTGGAACCCGCTCACCACGCAGATCGAGTCGCACGACTGGCAGGCCGAGCTCTACACGCGCATCGCGCACGTCAACCGCGTGCTGCACAACCTGTGCACCGACGTGTGGACCTACATCTCCATGGGGTACTTCCGGCAGATCCCGCAGGCGGGAGCGACCGGCTCGTCCACGATGCCGCACAAGATCAACCCCATCCGGTTCGAGAACGCCGAGGCGAACCTCGAGCTGTCGGACGCGCTGCTCGACTCGCTGGCGTCCACGCTCGTCACGTCCCGGCTGCAGCGCGACCTCACGGACTCCACGACGCAGCGCAACGTCGGCGTCGCGCTCGGGCACTCTCTGCTGGCGCTCGACAACATCGGGCGCGGGCTCCTCGAGATCGACGTCGACCGGGCGCTGCTCGCGGCCGACCTCGACGCCAACTGGGAGATCCTCGGCGAGGCCATCCAGACGGTCATCCGCGCGGAGATCGTCGCGGGGCGCAGCTCCATCAGCGACCCGTACGCGGTGCTCAAGGAGCTCACGCGCGGCAAGCGCGTCGGACGCGACGAGATGCGGGCGTTCGTCTCCGGGCTCGACATCGGGGACGCCGCCAAGGCGCGGCTGCTCGAGCTGACCCCGGCCGGGTACGCGGGGCTGGCGTCGCAGCTGGTCGACCACATCCTCTGAGGCCGGGCATCGGGATCCCCGTCGAGGCGGGGATCCCGGCGGGGCTCAGCGGGGGAGATCGAGCCGGAGCGGATCCCGGCGGCTCAGTGCCGCGTCGGCCGATCCGGGTGGTCCTGCTCGTCCATGTCCTGCAGCTCGTCGCGGTTCGGCTTGAACGACAGGGCGAGCATGGCGAGCATCACGAGGGCGCCGATGAAGGCGACGCCCGTGAAGACGATCACGACCGTCCAGCCCTGGGCGTCGGCGGGCCGCGTGCTGAGGCCGACGATGAGGCCGACGAACGCGGCGAGGGCCGCGGCGATGCCGAGCAGCTCGGCGGGGCGCATGCGGTCCTTGCGGATGTTGGAAGTCACGGTCAGCTCGCGCTCTCGGTGGTCCGGGGGGCGTCCGCCGCGGAGGTCGCGGTGGGCGTGGATGTGCCCCATTTCATGCTCAGGGCGGCGATGACCAGGAAGACCCCGACGATCGCCGCGTAGGCGCCCAGCAGCCCGACGGCCACGACGGGCGCGGTGAGCTGGCCCTCGCGCTGCTCGACCCCGCCGTACTGGACGACGAGGTCCGGCGGCACCAGGAGGAAGGCGACGGCGAGCACCACGGTGAGCGCGCCGGCGGTGATCGCGTCGGTGGCGCCCGGCACGCGGCCGCGGGAGCGCAGGCCGGCGACGAGCTCCAGGAACCCGGTCACGACGGCCCAGACGCTCACGACGTAGAGGAGCACGAGCACGCCCCCGTCGCGGGCGAGCAGCGCGGCGACCCCGGCGACGACCGTGATCGCGCCCTGGGCCACGGCGCTCGTGCGGAGGCGCGCGGCGGGACCGCGGAGAGTCCGCGCGCCGAGGCCCGCGGTGATCAGGCCGGAGAGGATCGCGAAGACGCCGAACGCCACGAGGCCGAGGGCCGGCGAGTGGTCGCTGGAGAAGGTGATGAACGCGGCGAGCGCGAGGGCGGGCAGTGCGCGCAGGAGGAGCACGGGCCAGTACGCCGCCCGGAACGTCAGCTCGTCCTCGGACACGGCAGCCTCACTCTCCATCGGGAGCCAGCCTACTCGGTGGGTTCCTGGGCGGATGCTCGGCCGGAGCGCGCGGTGACGGCCATGTCGCGCTGGCCTAGGCTCGACGGGTGACGAGTCCCCTCCCCCGTCTGGCCGCCGCGGCGGCCGGTGCGGTCGTCGGGCTCGCGGTCGTCTGCGCCGTGGGCGTGGCCTGCGGGATCGTCTACGCGAACCGGGCGTTCTGAAGCGCGTCGGCCCCGCGGCCGACGGCCCGGATCCGCGCGTCGGGTCCGCCCGATCCGCCGCTCCGCGCGACGCGCACCCGCGCCCCGCGTACCGCAATCCGCAACCGAGAGGCCCCGCCGTGCCCCAGCCCGAGACCGCGCCGCGGCCCGCCTCCGAGAGCGGCCGGACGGCAGGCGGCTTCATCCCCGTCGACCGCGCCGTCGTCGCCGCCCCCGAGGGCGCCGCGGAGGCGCTCACCCGACGCGACCGGCTGGCGCTCGGCATCGACATCGGCGGCACGACGCTCAAGGCGGGGATCGTCGACGTCACCACGGGGATCCGGCTCACCGAGCGCATGACCGTGGCGAAGCCCGTCGGCGGCGAGCCCGAGGACATCGCGGACGTGATCGCCGAGATCGTGCTGGAGCTGACGCCCGACGAGGACCTGCCCGTCGGCGTCGGCGTCCCCGGCATCGTGCGGGACGGGATCGTGCGCTCGTCGGCCCACATCTCCGACCGCTGGCTCGGGATGGACGCGCGCACCGCCATCCGCGAGCGCAGCGGGATCGACGTGCTCACGGTCAACGACGCCGACGCCGCGGGGGTGGCGGAGCTCGAGTACGGCGTGCTGCAGGGCCGCGGCGGCCTCGTGATCCTCACCACGCTCGGCACGGGGATCGGCACCGCGCTGCTGCACGACGGCACGCTGATCCCGAACAGCGAGCTCGGCCACGTGCACATCGACGGCGGCGACTACGAGATGCAGGCCGCGTTCTCCGCGGTGCGACGCGAGGGGCTGACCTTCGAGGCGTGGGCGGCGCGGCTGGAGCGGTACTACCGGCACCTCGAGTCGATCATGTCCCCCGACCTCATCGTGGTGGGCGGCGCGGCGGCGCACGAGTTCGCGCGCTTCGAGGGGTTCCTGCACCTCGACACGGAGATCATCGCGGCGAGCCGGGGGAACGACGCCGGCCTCGTGGGCGCCGCGCTGCTCGCGCACCGGGCGGGCGTCGCGCCGGACTGATCCGGGCCAGCGCTCCGGGCCGACGCCGTCGGGCAGACTGGCGCCATGAGCACCGCCGCTCCCCGCCCGCTGCGCGTCGTCATGTCGCCCGACTCGCTCACCGGATCCGCCACCGCCGTCGAGGCCGCCGAGGCGCTCCG
This window encodes:
- a CDS encoding phage holin family protein encodes the protein MPRFLVRVVVNAVALWLTTLIVSGTVVTAYEPGDTTATVLTYLLLGAIFGVVNGVIGTAIRIVAFPLYILTLGLIALIVNGLLFLLVAAISDALGFGLTVEGFWWGVLGALLMAFFSWLVGLVLRPVTSRA
- the ppgK gene encoding polyphosphate--glucose phosphotransferase, giving the protein MPQPETAPRPASESGRTAGGFIPVDRAVVAAPEGAAEALTRRDRLALGIDIGGTTLKAGIVDVTTGIRLTERMTVAKPVGGEPEDIADVIAEIVLELTPDEDLPVGVGVPGIVRDGIVRSSAHISDRWLGMDARTAIRERSGIDVLTVNDADAAGVAELEYGVLQGRGGLVILTTLGTGIGTALLHDGTLIPNSELGHVHIDGGDYEMQAAFSAVRREGLTFEAWAARLERYYRHLESIMSPDLIVVGGAAAHEFARFEGFLHLDTEIIAASRGNDAGLVGAALLAHRAGVAPD
- a CDS encoding thiamine pyrophosphate-dependent dehydrogenase E1 component subunit alpha is translated as MPESDVTVQLLTPTGELAPSDSAEEFLPYFERLTEDDHRGFLRDMRLTRAFDLEATNLQRQGHLGLWAPSTGQEAAQVGSGRATRPQDHVFPAYREHGVALIRGVDPVDIVRLMRGVTHGGWDPAVANFHLYTLVIGSQALHATGYAMGVAFDGDVATGDPDRDTAVIAYYGDGATSQGDVSEAFVFAASFQTPQVFFLQNNHWAISVPVSTQSRTPLYLRSRGFGVPSTQVDGNDVFASYAVTAKHLDDARNGGGPSFIEALTYRVGAHTSSDDPTKYRTDEELQGWVAKDPIARLEAYLRDQGAPQSLFDGIDEEAKDLAADVRRRTIELTSPALPGIFDHVYSEPHPVTTEQREWLERYEASLEGNR
- the purB gene encoding adenylosuccinate lyase; translation: MSPLPPQVLSPLDGRYAPVVTELGEHLSEAGLNRARIHVEIEWLIHLTDRSLLSSSPFTDAQKAALREVVAGFGQEQIDALARVEAVTRHDVKAVEYFVRDRLEELGLGHVAELTHFACTSEDINNLSYALVIDRAVREVWLPKLVSVIGALRERALLFRDDAMLSRTHGQPATPTTLGKELAVFVHRLERLRADVEDVEVLGKFSGATGTFAAHLAADADVDWPAESRAFVTSLGLVWNPLTTQIESHDWQAELYTRIAHVNRVLHNLCTDVWTYISMGYFRQIPQAGATGSSTMPHKINPIRFENAEANLELSDALLDSLASTLVTSRLQRDLTDSTTQRNVGVALGHSLLALDNIGRGLLEIDVDRALLAADLDANWEILGEAIQTVIRAEIVAGRSSISDPYAVLKELTRGKRVGRDEMRAFVSGLDIGDAAKARLLELTPAGYAGLASQLVDHIL
- a CDS encoding low molecular weight protein-tyrosine-phosphatase gives rise to the protein MGAPDSPAATAPPVFRIAFVCTGNICRSPMAEVVFRDLVQRAGLADRVSVTSAGTGDWHVGEQADARTLAALDRRGLSGSAHRAKQFDPDTLPDLDLVVVFDRGQERTLRQWARTEADRAKIHLLLSFDPPQAHLRDVPDPYYTDAAMFDRVLGMIDRAARALLAQVEPGIRPPS
- a CDS encoding DUF308 domain-containing protein, which translates into the protein MESEAAVSEDELTFRAAYWPVLLLRALPALALAAFITFSSDHSPALGLVAFGVFAILSGLITAGLGARTLRGPAARLRTSAVAQGAITVVAGVAALLARDGGVLVLLYVVSVWAVVTGFLELVAGLRSRGRVPGATDAITAGALTVVLAVAFLLVPPDLVVQYGGVEQREGQLTAPVVAVGLLGAYAAIVGVFLVIAALSMKWGTSTPTATSAADAPRTTESAS
- a CDS encoding pyridoxal phosphate-dependent aminotransferase; the encoded protein is MIPEPAAPVRLRPAIAAMVAYRQGKPAGEDDFKLSSNENPFDPLPSVLARIDQVRDVNRYPDAGATLLRTALAERFGVTVDHVHAGAGSVAILSQLITAAAGPGDEVVHAWRSFEAYPTLITVAGATGVPVPNLPDHSHDIDGMIRALTDRTRVVIVCTPNNPTGTLVTEADLERLLAAVPRDVLVLLDEAYGEFVGEEHALDGMRLLADHPNLVVLRTFSKAYGLAGLRIGYAVGHPRILDAARSAAIPLSVTGHAQHAALASLEHEDELLERVAVLARDRDEAWRELTEQGWDVPRPHGNFVWLATGAETAEVEAQLAAAGLVVRAFGSEGIRVTIGEPASVRKLLNASAGIVRGLPEGHPARR